One Xiphophorus hellerii strain 12219 chromosome 1, Xiphophorus_hellerii-4.1, whole genome shotgun sequence DNA segment encodes these proteins:
- the pigt gene encoding GPI transamidase component PIG-T, translating to MAAPRCSRCAWLLLVFIYSLYVVVISEEHTPGNEQHASVVDNPQTPAETVKQPTEERRWEATQVDETVPDDAAAIKPDLPVPDSVLTPTPPLKDEFQEELVVRPLHSGDIYASFQFRTVFETDFTRGSKVSHYRLFPKSLGQVISKFSVRELHISFTQGYWRTMQWGQPYLPSPPGAELWVWFQDTVTDVDATWKELTNVLSGIFCASLNFIDSTNTVQPSASFKPLGIANGTDHRFLRYATLPREIVCTENLTPWKKLLPCGSKAGLAVLLKSEKLFHSSFHSQAVHIRPVCQDGPCKTASWELRQTLNVVFDLHASGQGKREWSLFKMFSRTLTEACPLASSSKIYIDVTDNPQEDQFELSPATHLLSQAVVLGDRRTFSIYDLTQQVTFGTVRSLNVLIRWKSTEGDMLRPLLHAERYVAGYGLQTGEIHTLMYNNHPFRSFPVLLLDSVPWYLRLYVHTLTVTSKGKDNKPSYIHYQPSKDRMRPHLLEMLVQLPPHSVTEVTVQFERALLKWTEYTPDPNHGFYVGSSVVSALVPSTVAMNTNITKEQPLFSTFFPTKEESSYFIRVYTEPLLVNLPTPDFSMPYNVICLTCTVVAVGYGSLYNLLTRSFQVEEPNPGLAKRIANVIRKMRGVPPL from the exons ATGGCAGCTCCCAGGTGTAGTCGCTGCGCTTGGTTActtcttgtatttatttattcgtTATACGTGGTGGTAATAAGTGAAGAACATACGCCGGGTAATGAACAGCATGCCAGTGTGGTTGATAATCCACAAACACCGGCGGAAACAGTGAAGCAGCCGACAGAGGAGAGGCGGTGGGAAGCAACCCAGGTTGACGAAACAGTTCCCGATGATGCTGCTGCGATCAAACCGGACTTACCTGTCCCCGATTCGGTCCTGACACCAACACCGCCGCTCAAAGACGAGTTTCAGGAGGAGCTGGTCGTCAGACCGCTGCACTCCGGAGATATTTATGCTAGCTTCCAGTTTCGCACCGTGTTTGAGACTGACTTCACCAGAGGAAGCAAAG TGTCCCACTACAGGCTGTTCCCCAAATCTCTGGGTCAGGTCATCTCCAAGTTCTCCGTGCGAGAGCTGCACATCTCCTTCACACAGGGCTACTGGAGGACCATGCAGTGGGGGCAGCCCTACCTCCCATCCCCTCCAGGAGCTGAACTCTGGGTCTGGTTTCAGGACACTGTGACAGA TGTGGATGCCACATGGAAGGAGCTGACAAACGTTTTGTCAGGCATCTTCTGTGCTTCACTGAACTTCATTGACTCCACCAACACTGTTCAGCCCAGCGCCTCCTTCAAACCCCTGGGAATTGCCAATG GTACAGACCACCGCTTCCTTCGCTACGCCACCCTCCCACGAGAAATTGTCTGCACTGAAAACTTGACTCCATGGAAAAAACTGTTGCCGTGTGGATCCAAG GCCGGTCTGGCTGTGCTGTTGAAGTCGGAGAAACTTTTCCACAGCAGTTTCCATTCCCAGGCTGTGCACATACGGCCGGTGTGTCAGGACGGACCGTGCAAAACCGCGTCCTGGGAGCTGAGGCAGACGCTGAATGTGGTGTTTGACCTTCATGCCTCTGGACAGGGCAAACGAG AGTGGTCTTTGTTTAAGATGTTCTCCCGGACCCTCACTGAAGCCTGCCCGCTGGCCTCCTCCAGTAAAATATACATCGACGTCACAGACAACCCTCAG GAGGACCAGTTTGAGCTCAGTCCAGCTACTCATCTGCTGAGCCAGGCGGTGGTGTTGGGGGACAGACGGACCTTTTCCATCTACGATCTGACCCAACAAGTCACCTTTGGGACTGTGCGCTCCCTTAATGTGCTGATTCGCTGGAAATCCACAGAGG GCGACATGCTTCGGCCCTTGCTCCACGCCGAGCGTTACGTTGCTGGGTACGGCCTGCAGACCGGAGAGATCCACACCTTAATGTACAACAACCATCCCTTCAGATCTTTTcctgtgctgctgctggactCTGTGCCCTGGTATCTGCGTCTCTACGTTCACACGCTGACCGTCACCAGCAAGGGAAAGGACAACAAGCCCA GTTACATCCACTACCAGCCGTCCAAAGACCGAATGCGGCCCCACCTGCTGGAGATGCTGGTCCAGCTGCCTCCACACTCCGTCACCGAGGTTACAGTGCAGTTTGAGAGGGCTCTGCTCAAATGGACCGAGTACACGCCTGATCCCAACCACGGATTCTACGTCGG GTCTTCGGTTGTCAGTGCTCTTGTGCCAAGTACTGTAGCCATGAACACAAACATCACAAAGGAGCAACCCCTGTTCAGCACTTT TTTTCCGACCAAAGAAGAGTCTAGCTACTTCATACGTGTCTACACAGAGCCTCTGCTGGTGAACCTGCCCACTCCAGACTTCAGCATGCCTTACAATGTTATCTGTTTAACGTGCACCGTTGTGGCCGTGGGATACGGCTCCCTGTACAACCTGCTGACCCGAAGCTTCCAGGTAGAAGAACCCAATCCAGGATTGGCCAAGCGAATAGCCAACGTTATCCGCAAGATGAGGGGCGTGCCGCCTCTGTGA